The Agrococcus sp. SGAir0287 DNA window GGGGCCCTCGGCACGTCGTGCGCTCCCTTCGAGGCTCGCTTCGCTCGCACCTCACGGAGCGGTCGAAGGAGGGAGCATCGCAGGAGCTTCGGCTCAGCCCGCCTTGTGCAGCCAGATGACGGGGCTCGCGTCGCTCGCGTGCCGGAACGCCTCGAGCTCGTCGTCCCAGTCGGTGCCGAGCGCCGTGCGCAGCTCGCGCTGGAGCGCCTCGACGTCGCGACCCGCGAGCTCGATGGCGGCCCGCACCCGGTGCTCCGAGACGAGCACGGTGCCGAGCGCGTCGACGGTCGTGCGGGTCATGCCGAGGCTCGGCGTGTGCATCCAGCGCGAGCCCTCGACGCCGCCCTCCTCGGTCACCTCGAAGCGCACGTCGGGCCAGCCGCGGAGCGCGCTCGCGATCGCGGCGCCCGATCCCTCGGCGCCCTCCCAGGCCATCTCGGCGCGCCGGGCTCCCGGCAGCACCGGCTGATCCTCCCAGCGGATGGCGGCGGGCTCCGCGAGGGCACGACCGATCGCCCACTCGATGTGTGGGCACAGCGCCTTCGGGGCAGCATGGATGAACACCATGCCGCGGGCAGCGACTGCTTGCAGCGCACTCATGACTCGACCTCCGTTCGATGCGGCTTCCCCTCCGACCGAACGCGTCGACGGCATCAGTATGCGCCCAGGGCGCGTCGAATCACAACCCTGTCATGCCGCTGTGCGGCATCGATGCGACGGCGGACGTCGCCTCAGGCGGCGGCCGCGTCCGCGAAGCGCGGCCGCTGCTCCCCCGCCCGGATCGCGAACGGCAGCCGGTTCTGCGCAGGCGGCAGGGGGCAGTCGAACTGGTCGCTCATCGCGCACGGCGGCACGATCGCACGGTTGAGGTCGAGCTCGACCGAGCCGTCGCGCCTGGGCCGGACGAAGAGGAATCGGCCCACGCCGTAGGTCTCGTCGCCCGTCGTGGCATCCGCGAAGACGATCTGCAGCGCATCGCCGTCCGGCATCGCGAGCAGCGCCACCTCGTGCCCTTGGATCGTCGCGCGCACGGTGCCCGCCATCCGCTCGACGCGCTCGCCGCCCTGGCTGCGGCCCACGGTGGCCTCCACGCTCCCGGGCTCGAAGCGGCCCTCGACGACCCAGGCCGGATCGTGGTCGTACGTGGCGAAGCCCTCGAAGCGGGCGATCGCGTCGGACTCCGCGTCCCAGATGCGCACGCCCACGCCGCGGCCGCGTTGGATGACGTAGCCGGTGCGGGTGTCGTCGAAGCGCACCCGGCTCGGCGTCATGCCGTCGTGGGGATGGACGACGACGGTGCCGTCGACGACGCGACCGTCGACGGTGATCTCGTCGGCCTCGGTCGCGGTCAGGGCGACGCCGTCACCCGCAGGCGTCGGCGCCCAGGTGCCCGGGACGCCGTCGATCGTGGTCGGCCGCTCGATCCACGCGGTGGTGACGAGGGCGAGCGCTCCCTGCGCGGCCCGCACGCTCTGCTCGCGGCGGCGTCGGAACGCCGCGTGGTCCTGCTCGGAGCTCATGCGACCAGCCTAGGCGCGTGCGAGGGCCATGTCGGGCACCGCGCGGTGCGCGTCAGGCGACGTGCGCGAACCAGAGCGCGAGCACCGCGAGGACGACCGTGACGGGTGCGACGACGACGCTGAGCAGCATGTAGCGACCCCACGCGAGCGTGACGCCCATCGCGGCGAGCCGGTCGTGCCACAGCAGGATCGCGAGCGACGCCCACGGGGTGACGAGCGCGCCCGCGTTCACCCCGACGAGCAGCGCCGCCATGCGCTGCGGATCGGTGGCGAGCGGCTCGAGCGCGAGGTAGGCGGGCAGGTTGTCGACGCCGTTCGCCAGCAGGGCGCCGGAGCCCGCGAGCCGCAGCAGGTCGCCGAGCCCGTCGCCCGTCCCCACGACCGGCGCGAGCGCCGCGGCGAGCCCGCGCGCGTGCAGGGTCTCGACGACGAGGAAGAGCCCGACGGCGAGGAGCACGATCTGCCAGGGCACCAGGCTCCAGCGCACGGCGGAGCGTCGACGCACGGCGACGAGCACGAGCAGCAGCGCGGCGGCGACCGAGGCGGGGATCCACACCTCGATGCCGCTCACGAGCGCCGGGACGAGCAGGGCGACGACGACGCCCGCGCCGATCGTGAGCACCCGGTCCGGCTCGGCCTCGACGGTCTGCCGCTCGAAGCGCACGGCGAGGCTCCGGCGATGCACGAGCGCGACGGCGACGACGGGCACGGCGATGCCGACGATCGCCGCCGGCGCCATGAGCGCCGCGAAGGCCCCGGGGCCGAGGTCCAGCCGGTGCTCGGCGAGCAGGTTCGTCAGGTTCGAGACGGGCAGCAGCAGCGAGCCGGTGTTCGCGAGCCACACCGTCGTGAGCGCGAAGGGCAGCGGGTCGAGTCGCAGATGCCGCGCGAGCAGCACCACG harbors:
- a CDS encoding DUF3145 family protein — its product is MVFIHAAPKALCPHIEWAIGRALAEPAAIRWEDQPVLPGARRAEMAWEGAEGSGAAIASALRGWPDVRFEVTEEGGVEGSRWMHTPSLGMTRTTVDALGTVLVSEHRVRAAIELAGRDVEALQRELRTALGTDWDDELEAFRHASDASPVIWLHKAG
- a CDS encoding DUF1684 domain-containing protein, whose product is MSSEQDHAAFRRRREQSVRAAQGALALVTTAWIERPTTIDGVPGTWAPTPAGDGVALTATEADEITVDGRVVDGTVVVHPHDGMTPSRVRFDDTRTGYVIQRGRGVGVRIWDAESDAIARFEGFATYDHDPAWVVEGRFEPGSVEATVGRSQGGERVERMAGTVRATIQGHEVALLAMPDGDALQIVFADATTGDETYGVGRFLFVRPRRDGSVELDLNRAIVPPCAMSDQFDCPLPPAQNRLPFAIRAGEQRPRFADAAAA
- a CDS encoding SLC13 family permease is translated as MRERLHGAPWIGIVGAVLVVVGAGLLATGVLPSDAAIEIGERTWPVLLFVVAATIVAELAAVAGVFHAIAERLGTIGAGRAWVVWLLVVALATVATIMLSLDTTAVLLTPVVVLLARHLRLDPLPFALTTVWLANTGSLLLPVSNLTNLLAEHRLDLGPGAFAALMAPAAIVGIAVPVVAVALVHRRSLAVRFERQTVEAEPDRVLTIGAGVVVALLVPALVSGIEVWIPASVAAALLLVLVAVRRRSAVRWSLVPWQIVLLAVGLFLVVETLHARGLAAALAPVVGTGDGLGDLLRLAGSGALLANGVDNLPAYLALEPLATDPQRMAALLVGVNAGALVTPWASLAILLWHDRLAAMGVTLAWGRYMLLSVVVAPVTVVLAVLALWFAHVA